The Acidimicrobiia bacterium sequence CACCCGCACCTCGTGCGGCACCCGGGCGCTCGCCACCACGACGCCCTCGTCGTCAGCGGCGACGGCCTTCACCGACGAGGTGCCGATGTCGATCCCGACCGTGACCGGCGGGCTCATCGGGGCGCCGCGAACGCGGCCAGCACGGTGTCGTGGAGCCAGCCGTTCGTCGTCACGCACGGGGCGTCGTCGGCCCAGCCCGCGCCGGTCAGGTCGCTGACCCGCCCGCCCGCCTCCTCGACGATGGGGCGGAGCGCGGCGACGTCCCAGAGGGCGAGGACCGGCTCGACCATGACGTCGACTGCGCCCTCGGCCACGAGCACGTGGCCCCAGAAGTCGGCGAACCCCGCCGCCTGCCAGCACCGTTCGGCGAGGCCGCGGAACGCGGCGCCGAGGCCGCAGACGTCGAAGTACCGCTCGCTCGGCCCGCAGAGGTGCGCGTCCTCGAGCCGCCGGACCGCCGACACGCGGATGCGGTCGCCGTCGGCGAAGGCGCCGCCGCCCCGCCGGGCCCACCAGCGACGCCCCAAGGCCGGCGCCGAGACCACGCCGAGCGCGACGTCGCCCTCGACCTCGAGCGCCAGCAGCGTGGCCCAGGCCGGGACGCCCCGGACGAAGCTCTTCGTCCCGTCGATCGGGTCGACGATCCACCGGCGGCGGCCGTCACCGGTGGCGCCGAACTCTTCGCCGACGACCCCGTCGCCGGGACGAGCCTCGTCGAGCCGCTGCCGCACCATGGTCTCGACCGCGTGGTCGGCCTCGGTGACCGGTGTCCGGTCCGGCTTGGTCTCGACACGCAGGTCGTGGGCGCGGAACCGCCGCGTCGTCAGCTCGTCCGCCGCGTCCGCGAGCGACAACGCGAGCGCCAGGTCGTCGTCGAGGTCGCCGCGGATGCCGGGCAATGTAGCCCGACGCGCGTCGTCCGGGTCCCGGCGTCCGCGTCCGGTTACCGCGCGGGGACCTCGAGGACGGTCGCCGAGCCCATGCCGCCGCCGGCGCACATGCTCGCCACGCCGTACCCGCCGCCGCGACGCCGGAGCTCGTACACGAGGGTGGCGATCATCCGAGCCCCCGTGCACGCGACCGGGTGGCCGAGGCTGCACCCGCTGCCGTTCACGTTCACGATGTCGTGCGGGAAGCCGAGGACCCGGCTCGACGCGACCGCCATCGACGCGAACGCCTCGTTGATCTCGACCAGCGCCATGTCGTCGAGCGCGAGGCCGGCGCGGGCGACCGCCTTCGGGACCGCGACCGTCGGCCCGAGGCCGGTGTCCGCCGGCGGCACGCCGGCCGAGGCCCACGAATGGACGACGGCGAGCGCCTCGAGGTCGTGGTCTCGGGCGTAGGCGTCGTCGCAGAGCACGAGCGCGCACGCGCCGTCGTTCAGGCCCGACGCGTTGCCAGCGGTGATGGAGAACCCGGGGATCTCGGGGTGCAGCGGCGGCAGCTGGGCCAGCCGCTCGGGGGTGCTGTCCCGCCGCGGGTGCTCGTCGGTGTCGAAGATCTTCGGGTCGCCGCGGCCCACCGGGACCTCCACCGCGAAGACCTCGTCGGCGAAGCGGCCGTCGTCGATCGCGGCCACGGCCCGCCGGTGCGAGTGGTAGGCCCAGTCGTCCATCTCCTCCCGCGAGACGCCGCAGCGCTGGGCGGTGTTCCAGCCGACGGTGATCGACATGTCGGTGGCGGGCGCGTCGGGCGTCTCGGGGTGCGACGGCGACAGCCAGGGCTGCACGCCGGCGTACGAGCCCGGGAGCTTGCGGAACACCTGCGGCGACTGGCTGATGCTCTCGGTGCCGCCGGCGACGACGACCCGGTCCATGCCGGCGCGGATGTTCGCCGCCGCGGTCTGGACCGCGGCCATGCCGGACGCACAGTGCCGGTTGTGGGCCATGCCGGGGACGTCGGTGAGCCCGAGCTCCACGGCGACGTACCGGGCGATGTCGCCCCCGCCCTGGAGCACCTCGCCGAGCACGATGTCGTCGAGGTCCTCGGACGGGATCCCGCTGCGCTTCACCGCCTCCTCGACCGCCAGGCGGCCCAGCTCGAACGCGCTCATCCCGGCCAGCGACCCCCGGCGCGCGGTGCCGATCGGCGTGCGGGCGGCGGCGACGATCACGGCGTCTCCCACTGCGTGCTCCTCCCGAGTTGGCCCGTACCGACAGTCGCCGTCGCCCGGGCGGGCTCCGACTCGAGGTCACCCTACCCTGACGTCGGCGTCAGGTCGCTCGGCTACGTTCGCGGCGTGCCTCCCTCCGGCGAACTGCAGGTCGACCAGCTGCGCTTCATGGCCCGCGAGCATCCCGACGCCGTCGCGTACCGCAACCTCGACGCCGGCACCGCGATCACCTTCGCCGACTGGGACCGCGACTCGAACGCGCTGGCGCGCGGGCTCATCGAGCTCGGGCTGCGCCCCGACGACCGCTGCTCGGTCTACCTGCCCGCCGACGAGGTCCTCCGCTGGATCGTCGCCTACGCCGCCGTCCACAAGGCCGGCGCGGTGGCGGTGCCGACGAACACCCGGCTCTCCGAGCCGGAGCTGGCCGCCATCCTCGGGCACGCCGAGGTGTCGACGATCCTCACGAGCGAGTCGCTCGTCACGCTGCCGCTGGCGGTGCGCGGCCGCGTCCCCTCGCTGCGCACCATCGTGTCGGCGGGCGGACCGGTGGCCGGCGCCGAGCCCTGGGACGCCGTGCCCGCCGGCGACGGCAGCGACGTCCAGGTGCGGCGCGAGCCGTCGGACCTCGCCGACGTCATGTACACCTCGGGGACCACCGGGCTCCCGAAGGGCATCGCGGTTCGGCACAGCAACCTCGCCATGATCCCGAACGTCGAGCCCGTCTGGACCGGCGACGGGTGGATCCACGGGGCGCCGATGTTCACGTTCGCGGGCATCGCCTTCATCTACAACCCGATGAAGATGGGCCTGGTCGGGCTCTACCAGCCGCACTTCGACGCCGGTCGCTGGCTCGAGTACGTCGAGCGGGAGCGCCCGACCTTCTGCATGCTCGTGCCGGCGTTCGCCGAGCTGCTCGTCGCCCACCCCGACTTCCATCGCCGCGACCTCTCGAGCCTCCAGCAGGTCGCGGTCGGCAGCGCGCCGCTCGCACCGCAGACCCAGCTGGCCCTCATCGAGCGGCTCCCGGACGCGACGGTCGGGAACTCGTACGGCATGACCGAGGCCGGTCCGGCGTACATCGTCATGCCGAAGGAGGAGATCAAGAACCGGATCGGGTCGGTCGGCAAGCCGTTCGGCCCGATGGAGATCAAGGTCGTCGACGACGACGGCCGCGAGCGAGCGCCCGGCGAGGTCGGCGAGCTGCTCCTCCGCATGGCCGGCAAGCAGCGCGAGTACTACAAGGACGACGAGGCCACCGCCGCCACGTGGACCGAGGACGGCTGGCTGCGGAGCGGCGACCTCGCCTACCTCGACGACGACGGCTTCCTCTATATCTGCGGTCGCAAGAAGGACATGATCATCCGCGGTGGCAACAACATCTACGCCACCGACGTCGAGGCGGTGCTGCTCGAGCACCCCGAGGTGCGCGAGGCGGCGGTGACGGGGGTCCCGCACCCGGTGCTCGGCGAGGACGTGGCCGCCTGGGTCGTCGCTCGTCCCGGCCGTGGCCTCGACACCGACCAGCTGTCGGCGTTCGTCGCCGAGCGCCTCGCCGACTACAAGCGGCCCCGACAGCTGTACGTCGTCGACGAGCTGCCGCGCAACGCGACCGGCAAGGTCATGAAGCACCGGCTCCAGACCCCCTCGGCGTCCTGAGGGCAGCCGGCGACGCCCGCCGAGTCGCTCGACGCCACGGCCGCGATGGTCCGGGCCGCCATCGACCGGTTCCCGCCGGCGCCGGTCGAGCGTCTGTGCTTCGGCACCCCTGACGCCTCGGCCATCGCCGCGCGCCTCGACGAGTTCCTCCGCCGGGAGCTCGGCGCCGGGATCGATGAGCCGTGCTTCTACGTCACGAGCGTCGGCTGCGTCCTCGGCGCGGTGCTCGACGACCGCCGCCGGGTCGTCGTGAAGGCCCACCAGCCGGGCAGCGACCCCGACCAGCTCGCCGCGGTCCAGCGGGTCCAGCGCCATCTCGGCGCGCACGGGTTCCCGGCCCCAGCGCCGATCGCCGGCCCGGCTCCGCTCGTCGCCGGGCTCGCCACCGTCGAGACGATGCTCGAGGGCGGCGCGATCCCCGACGCCCGGCAACCCTCGATCCGCCGGGCGATGGCCACCTGGCTCCGTCGGCTCCTCACCCTGACCGCCGGCTTCGCCCGCGACCCCGCGCTGGCCCGGCCGGTGATCCCGCGCGGGGATCCCGCCCGCGTCTTCCCGCCGCCCCACAGCCCCGTCTTCGACTTCGAGGCCACGCGCGACGGCGCCGAGTGGATCGAGGCGCTCGGGGCCGAGGCGGCGGCGGTCGTCGACGACGAGGGCGGCACCGCCGACGTCGTGTCGCACGTCGACTGGCGCGTCGAGCACCTCCGCTCCGTCGGCGACCGGCTCGTCGCCGTCTTCGACTGGGACAGCCTCCGGACCGACCGCGAGGCCGCCGCGGTCGGCCAGGTCGCGCACGGGTTCACGATCGACTGGGGGGCCGCCGAGGCCCACGTCCCGACCCTCGACGAGGCCGCGGCGTTCGTCCGCGACTACGAGCGGGCCCGCGGCGCGCCGTTCACGGACCGGGAGTGGCGGGTCGCGAAGGCGGCGTGGGTGTACGCGACCGCGTACGGAGCCCGGTGCGAGCACGCGCTCCTCGGGGCCGCGGTGGCGCCGGTCCCAGAGGCGTTCCGAGCGCGGCTGGCCGCGCACGGGGCGGCGTGGCTCCGGTAACGTGCCGCGCCGGCGCGAAGGAGCAGGGCATTGGCGCTCACCGAGCTGAAGGGCCAGACCACGGGCCGCCAGACCGTGGTCATCGAGCGGGGCCCGGTGCGCGTGTTCGCCGAGGCGCTCGGCGACGACGACGCCGCGTACCGGGCCGACGGCGCCCCCGTGCCGCCGACGTTCCCGTTCGTGATGTCGTACTGGGGCTCGCTCGGCGCGGGGGGCGCGGCCGGCCTCCCGATCGACCGGCTCCGCGGCCCCGGGCGGGCCATCCTGCACGGCGAGCAGGCCTTCGAGTACTACCGCTGGCCGCACGTCGGCGACCTGCTCGAGGGGTCCACCGTCGTCACCGACGTGTACGAGAAGGAACGATCGAACGGCGGGAAGCTCGAGTTCTACGAGACCGAGACCGAGTGGAAGGACGCCCGCACCGACGAGCCGGTGCTGAAGG is a genomic window containing:
- a CDS encoding class I adenylate-forming enzyme family protein codes for the protein MPPSGELQVDQLRFMAREHPDAVAYRNLDAGTAITFADWDRDSNALARGLIELGLRPDDRCSVYLPADEVLRWIVAYAAVHKAGAVAVPTNTRLSEPELAAILGHAEVSTILTSESLVTLPLAVRGRVPSLRTIVSAGGPVAGAEPWDAVPAGDGSDVQVRREPSDLADVMYTSGTTGLPKGIAVRHSNLAMIPNVEPVWTGDGWIHGAPMFTFAGIAFIYNPMKMGLVGLYQPHFDAGRWLEYVERERPTFCMLVPAFAELLVAHPDFHRRDLSSLQQVAVGSAPLAPQTQLALIERLPDATVGNSYGMTEAGPAYIVMPKEEIKNRIGSVGKPFGPMEIKVVDDDGRERAPGEVGELLLRMAGKQREYYKDDEATAATWTEDGWLRSGDLAYLDDDGFLYICGRKKDMIIRGGNNIYATDVEAVLLEHPEVREAAVTGVPHPVLGEDVAAWVVARPGRGLDTDQLSAFVAERLADYKRPRQLYVVDELPRNATGKVMKHRLQTPSAS
- a CDS encoding MaoC family dehydratase N-terminal domain-containing protein, whose amino-acid sequence is MALTELKGQTTGRQTVVIERGPVRVFAEALGDDDAAYRADGAPVPPTFPFVMSYWGSLGAGGAAGLPIDRLRGPGRAILHGEQAFEYYRWPHVGDLLEGSTVVTDVYEKERSNGGKLEFYETETEWKDARTDEPVLKAIFTLVINVRPPKD
- a CDS encoding thiolase family protein, with the translated sequence MGDAVIVAAARTPIGTARRGSLAGMSAFELGRLAVEEAVKRSGIPSEDLDDIVLGEVLQGGGDIARYVAVELGLTDVPGMAHNRHCASGMAAVQTAAANIRAGMDRVVVAGGTESISQSPQVFRKLPGSYAGVQPWLSPSHPETPDAPATDMSITVGWNTAQRCGVSREEMDDWAYHSHRRAVAAIDDGRFADEVFAVEVPVGRGDPKIFDTDEHPRRDSTPERLAQLPPLHPEIPGFSITAGNASGLNDGACALVLCDDAYARDHDLEALAVVHSWASAGVPPADTGLGPTVAVPKAVARAGLALDDMALVEINEAFASMAVASSRVLGFPHDIVNVNGSGCSLGHPVACTGARMIATLVYELRRRGGGYGVASMCAGGGMGSATVLEVPAR
- a CDS encoding inositol monophosphatase family protein, whose amino-acid sequence is MPGIRGDLDDDLALALSLADAADELTTRRFRAHDLRVETKPDRTPVTEADHAVETMVRQRLDEARPGDGVVGEEFGATGDGRRRWIVDPIDGTKSFVRGVPAWATLLALEVEGDVALGVVSAPALGRRWWARRGGGAFADGDRIRVSAVRRLEDAHLCGPSERYFDVCGLGAAFRGLAERCWQAAGFADFWGHVLVAEGAVDVMVEPVLALWDVAALRPIVEEAGGRVSDLTGAGWADDAPCVTTNGWLHDTVLAAFAAPR
- a CDS encoding phosphotransferase; amino-acid sequence: MVRAAIDRFPPAPVERLCFGTPDASAIAARLDEFLRRELGAGIDEPCFYVTSVGCVLGAVLDDRRRVVVKAHQPGSDPDQLAAVQRVQRHLGAHGFPAPAPIAGPAPLVAGLATVETMLEGGAIPDARQPSIRRAMATWLRRLLTLTAGFARDPALARPVIPRGDPARVFPPPHSPVFDFEATRDGAEWIEALGAEAAAVVDDEGGTADVVSHVDWRVEHLRSVGDRLVAVFDWDSLRTDREAAAVGQVAHGFTIDWGAAEAHVPTLDEAAAFVRDYERARGAPFTDREWRVAKAAWVYATAYGARCEHALLGAAVAPVPEAFRARLAAHGAAWLR